The following proteins come from a genomic window of Ferrovibrio sp. MS7:
- a CDS encoding ATP phosphoribosyltransferase regulatory subunit, which translates to MAPKARKSVEAAETDASVALLPAGLRDVLPPRADWEAFASESLLASFAARGYARVKPPLIEFEETLLAGSGQDLAGQMFRVMDPVSQRMMGLRNDITMQVARIAGSRLKLAPRPLRLAYAGQVLRVRGSQLRPERQFAQAGFELIGAASLAADVETALLAAEAVAKLGVKNLSLDITQPLLAPAITAAHGLDERKAKAARRALDRKDAAELKAVGGAAAPDLLKLLPLAGPADAAIKGLKAMKLPEAAAAIVADLDKLVAEVSGAAPDLLLTLDPGEFRGFEYHSGISYTLFARNVRGELGRGGRYVTPGGETATGFTLYLDSVMRGLPPMPPKQMVYLPHGTAHAVSARLRAEGHSTWAALEPEGDNGAKAAKSANCSHWWDGKTVRAV; encoded by the coding sequence ATGGCACCCAAGGCGCGCAAGAGCGTGGAAGCGGCGGAGACGGATGCGTCGGTAGCCTTGCTGCCGGCGGGTCTGCGCGACGTGCTGCCGCCGCGCGCCGATTGGGAAGCCTTCGCCTCCGAAAGCCTGCTCGCCAGTTTCGCCGCGCGCGGCTATGCCCGCGTCAAGCCGCCGCTGATCGAGTTCGAGGAAACCCTGCTGGCCGGCTCCGGCCAGGATCTCGCCGGGCAGATGTTCCGCGTCATGGATCCGGTGTCGCAGCGCATGATGGGCCTGCGCAACGATATCACGATGCAGGTGGCGCGCATTGCCGGCAGCCGCCTCAAGCTGGCGCCGCGCCCGCTGCGCCTTGCCTATGCCGGCCAGGTTTTGCGCGTGCGCGGTTCGCAACTCAGGCCCGAGCGGCAATTCGCCCAGGCCGGTTTCGAGCTGATCGGCGCCGCCTCGCTCGCCGCCGATGTGGAAACCGCCTTGCTGGCGGCGGAAGCGGTGGCGAAGCTCGGCGTGAAGAATCTCTCGCTCGATATCACCCAGCCCTTGCTGGCGCCGGCGATCACCGCCGCCCATGGCCTCGATGAGCGCAAGGCCAAGGCCGCGCGCCGGGCGCTGGACCGCAAGGACGCAGCGGAACTCAAGGCTGTTGGCGGTGCTGCGGCTCCCGATCTGCTGAAGCTGCTGCCGCTGGCCGGCCCCGCCGATGCGGCGATCAAGGGCCTGAAAGCCATGAAGCTGCCGGAAGCGGCGGCTGCCATTGTCGCCGATCTCGATAAACTGGTGGCGGAAGTCTCAGGCGCTGCGCCGGACCTGCTGCTGACGCTGGATCCCGGCGAATTCCGCGGTTTTGAGTATCACAGCGGCATCAGCTACACGCTGTTCGCGCGCAATGTGCGCGGCGAACTCGGCCGTGGCGGCCGCTATGTCACGCCGGGCGGCGAAACCGCCACCGGCTTCACGCTGTATCTCGACAGCGTGATGCGCGGCCTGCCGCCGATGCCGCCGAAGCAGATGGTGTATCTGCCGCATGGCACGGCGCATGCCGTCTCGGCGCGGCTCCGCGCTGAAGGCCACAGCACCTGGGCGGCGCTGGAACCGGAAGGCGACAACGGCGCCAAGGCGGCGAAGTCGGCCAATTGCAGTCATTGGTGGGACGGCAAGACCGTCCGCGCTGTTTAA
- a CDS encoding adenylosuccinate synthase → MSNVVVVGAQWGDEGKGKIVDWLSLRADAVVRFQGGHNAGHTLVIDGVTYKLSLLPSGIVRPGKLSVIGSGVVVDPWALLAEIEKLRGQGVAVSPATLKLADNATLILPLHRELDGLREDAAEGVKIGTTRRGIGPAYEDKIGRRAIRVCDLADGVALERKVDGLLAHHNALRKGMGAPLVDRAELMRQLAEIAPAVLAYAVPAWAELDEMRRAGKRILFEGAQGSLLDVDHGTYPFVTSSNTLAGQASAGSGLGPGALNYVLGIVKAYTTRVGEGPFPSELTDEIGQWLGEKGHEFGVVTGRKRRCGWFDAVLVRQTVKLNGIHGIALTKLDVLDGLKEVKLCVGYELNGKTLDYFPSSMADQAAAKPVYETMEGWQDSTRGARSWTQLPGEAVKYVRRIEELIGAPVALLSTSPERDDTILMKDPFEN, encoded by the coding sequence ATGAGCAACGTGGTGGTGGTCGGTGCCCAGTGGGGCGACGAGGGTAAGGGCAAGATCGTCGACTGGCTGTCGCTTCGCGCCGATGCGGTGGTGCGTTTCCAGGGCGGCCATAATGCCGGCCACACCCTGGTGATCGATGGCGTCACCTACAAGCTGTCGCTGCTGCCGTCCGGCATCGTGCGGCCGGGCAAGCTGTCGGTGATCGGCAGTGGCGTAGTGGTGGATCCCTGGGCCTTGCTCGCTGAAATCGAGAAGCTGCGCGGCCAGGGCGTCGCGGTCAGCCCGGCAACGCTGAAGCTCGCCGACAATGCCACGCTGATCCTGCCGCTGCACCGCGAACTCGACGGTCTGCGGGAAGATGCCGCCGAGGGCGTGAAGATCGGCACCACGCGGCGCGGCATCGGCCCGGCCTATGAAGACAAGATTGGTCGCCGCGCCATCCGCGTCTGCGACCTCGCCGATGGCGTCGCGCTGGAGCGCAAGGTGGATGGTCTGCTGGCGCACCACAATGCGCTGCGCAAGGGCATGGGTGCGCCGCTGGTGGACCGCGCCGAACTGATGCGCCAGCTTGCCGAGATCGCGCCTGCCGTGCTGGCCTATGCCGTGCCGGCCTGGGCGGAACTTGACGAGATGCGCCGCGCTGGCAAGCGCATCCTGTTCGAAGGCGCGCAAGGCTCGCTGCTCGATGTCGATCACGGCACCTATCCCTTCGTCACCTCGTCGAACACGCTGGCCGGCCAGGCCTCGGCGGGTTCCGGCCTCGGGCCGGGCGCGCTGAATTATGTGCTCGGCATCGTGAAGGCCTATACCACGCGCGTCGGCGAAGGCCCGTTCCCGAGCGAACTCACCGACGAGATCGGGCAATGGCTGGGCGAGAAGGGCCATGAATTTGGCGTCGTAACCGGACGCAAGCGCCGCTGCGGCTGGTTCGATGCCGTGCTGGTGCGCCAGACCGTGAAGCTGAACGGCATCCATGGCATCGCGCTGACCAAGCTCGATGTGCTCGACGGCCTGAAAGAAGTGAAGCTCTGCGTCGGCTATGAGCTGAACGGCAAGACGCTCGATTACTTCCCCTCCAGCATGGCCGATCAGGCGGCGGCGAAGCCGGTTTACGAGACCATGGAAGGCTGGCAGGATTCGACGCGCGGCGCGCGGTCGTGGACGCAGTTGCCCGGTGAAGCGGTGAAGTATGTGCGCCGCATCGAGGAACTGATCGGCGCGCCGGTGGCGCTGCTGTCCACCAGTCCGGAGCGCGACGACACCATCCTGATGAAGGATCCCTTCGAGAACTAA
- a CDS encoding GAF domain-containing protein encodes MLRTQQAQSDQTRFDDIDGICEAICLDAVEVAKATRVGIWLFDEDGAMICQRQLDGRDGSFSQGKVVPRDEAEVYIKAASGGVSAAINTEDAPQLNQPALDPDGQQAGGLQDRLDLLLVDSRNQPTAMFCCERLDQSGNWRERDIYVLRKLAQALSGAIRDFGSAPPLMPKAEEFDEVDLFQRREEERQWLH; translated from the coding sequence ATGCTCCGCACCCAGCAAGCCCAGTCCGATCAGACCCGTTTCGACGATATCGACGGCATCTGTGAAGCCATCTGTCTCGATGCCGTGGAAGTCGCCAAGGCGACCCGCGTCGGCATCTGGTTGTTCGACGAAGACGGCGCGATGATCTGCCAGCGCCAGCTTGATGGCCGCGATGGCAGTTTCAGCCAGGGCAAGGTGGTACCGCGCGACGAAGCCGAGGTCTATATCAAAGCGGCGTCCGGCGGTGTGAGTGCCGCGATCAATACCGAGGACGCGCCGCAGCTCAATCAGCCGGCACTCGATCCGGATGGGCAGCAGGCCGGCGGATTGCAGGACCGTCTCGATCTGCTGCTGGTCGATAGCCGCAACCAGCCGACTGCAATGTTCTGCTGCGAACGCCTGGATCAGTCGGGCAATTGGCGCGAACGCGATATCTATGTGCTGCGCAAGCTGGCGCAGGCACTCTCGGGTGCGATCCGCGATTTCGGCAGCGCACCGCCGCTGATGCCCAAGGCCGAGGAATTCGACGAGGTCGACCTTTTCCAGCGCCGCGAGGAAGAGCGCCAGTGGCTTCACTGA
- the rpoH gene encoding RNA polymerase sigma factor RpoH: MSRSLTVPSISADGGLSRYLSEIRRFPMLEQEEEFMLAKSWKERGDVEAAHKLVTSHLRLVAKIAMGYRGYGLPLGELIAEGNIGMMQAVKRYDPDRGFRLSTYAMWWIRASMQEYILRSWSLVKIGTTAAQKKLFFNLRRMRGQLKAIDGGQLTPEQVETIAKQLDVAREDVIAMDRRLAAPDSSLNAPLRGDEEGDAQWQDWLVDETPSQETRLAEGQESGLRHKLLIDAMGSLNERERDILVQRRLVDEPATLEDLSARYNISRERVRQIEVRAFEKVQKAVREAAIRDGITAL, translated from the coding sequence ATGTCTCGTAGTCTGACTGTACCTTCCATTTCCGCCGATGGCGGCCTGTCCCGTTACCTTTCCGAAATCCGGCGTTTCCCAATGCTGGAACAGGAAGAGGAGTTCATGCTCGCCAAGTCCTGGAAAGAGCGTGGCGACGTGGAAGCCGCCCATAAGCTGGTGACCAGCCATCTGCGCCTGGTGGCGAAGATCGCCATGGGCTATCGCGGCTATGGCCTCCCCTTAGGCGAACTGATCGCCGAGGGCAATATCGGCATGATGCAGGCGGTGAAGCGCTACGATCCCGACCGCGGCTTCCGCCTCTCCACCTATGCCATGTGGTGGATCCGCGCCTCGATGCAGGAATACATCCTGCGTTCCTGGTCGCTGGTGAAGATCGGCACCACCGCCGCCCAGAAGAAGCTGTTCTTCAACCTGCGCCGCATGCGTGGCCAGCTCAAGGCCATTGATGGCGGCCAGCTCACGCCTGAGCAGGTGGAAACCATCGCCAAGCAGCTCGACGTGGCGCGCGAGGATGTGATCGCCATGGATCGCCGCCTGGCGGCCCCGGATAGCAGCCTCAACGCGCCGCTGCGCGGCGATGAGGAGGGCGATGCCCAGTGGCAGGACTGGCTGGTGGATGAAACCCCGAGCCAGGAAACCCGCCTGGCCGAGGGCCAGGAAAGCGGCCTGCGCCACAAGCTGCTGATCGACGCCATGGGCAGCCTGAACGAGCGCGAGCGCGACATCCTGGTCCAGCGCCGCCTGGTGGACGAGCCGGCGACGCTGGAAGACCTTTCGGCGCGCTACAACATCAGCCGCGAGCGCGTGCGTCAGATCGAGGTGCGCGCCTTCGAGAAGGTGCAGAAAGCGGTGCGCGAAGCCGCCATCCGCGATGGCATCACCGCGCTGTAA
- a CDS encoding PAS domain-containing protein — protein MSVTAEALGLVNPDLCRLLAYWCERRGERAMPQRVDLDPLDFRYMLGSIVLVDVESDPGGDGHRFRFRLVGVHVVEHAGRDLTGRYLEDYPGQEFAEQLKASYAALVQGAVPRRVQRREFYDGRFYDMEGLLLPLGAGGIVTMIMVAIAFGPWEIDRYLPEIR, from the coding sequence ATGAGCGTGACTGCCGAAGCCCTGGGCCTGGTCAACCCCGACTTGTGCCGCCTGCTGGCCTATTGGTGCGAGCGGCGCGGCGAGCGGGCGATGCCGCAGCGCGTCGATCTCGACCCGCTGGATTTCCGCTATATGCTCGGCTCCATCGTGCTGGTGGATGTGGAAAGCGACCCTGGCGGCGACGGCCATCGCTTCCGCTTCCGGCTGGTTGGCGTGCATGTGGTGGAACATGCCGGGCGCGATCTGACAGGGCGTTACCTGGAGGATTACCCGGGCCAGGAATTCGCTGAGCAGCTCAAGGCGAGCTATGCCGCCCTGGTTCAGGGAGCGGTGCCGCGCCGGGTGCAGCGGCGGGAATTCTATGACGGCCGATTCTACGACATGGAGGGATTGCTGCTGCCGCTGGGGGCTGGCGGGATTGTGACCATGATCATGGTCGCGATTGCCTTCGGCCCCTGGGAGATTGATAGGTATTTGCCGGAAATCCGGTAA
- a CDS encoding dienelactone hydrolase family protein — MLRLLVTGFIFVILLPPFAQAQPQREVLSFQSPSRNGPVTVTAELFLPPGAVDAKLPAMLLHHGSGGVTDTREYAYAREFTAMGVASIIPDSFTPRGVKSTMADQGTVSTNDMLADAFGALKAAAAHPRIDPTRIGIAGFSKGGAVALRAALQAIADRYAPNGPRFALHVPFYPACETHYRDTRTTGAPILMLLGAADTYVGTESCRIVADSLKAGGARLDMVIYPNAQHGWDGTGAAWSQPNGENWSKCFFVQQADLGWVEQLSGIRTAGPDGRPNADAPKALAVCRTRGVSGGPDAATKAASLGALKQAMRETFKLN; from the coding sequence ATGCTGCGGCTACTGGTTACAGGTTTCATATTTGTCATATTGCTCCCGCCTTTCGCGCAGGCCCAGCCGCAGCGCGAGGTGCTGAGCTTCCAGTCGCCCTCGCGCAACGGGCCGGTCACGGTCACGGCCGAGTTGTTCCTGCCGCCGGGGGCTGTTGATGCCAAGCTGCCGGCGATGCTGCTGCATCATGGCAGCGGCGGCGTCACCGATACGCGCGAATACGCCTATGCGCGGGAATTCACCGCCATGGGCGTGGCCTCGATCATCCCGGATTCCTTCACCCCGCGCGGCGTCAAATCCACCATGGCCGATCAGGGCACGGTCAGCACCAACGACATGCTGGCCGATGCCTTCGGCGCGCTGAAGGCGGCGGCAGCGCATCCGCGCATTGATCCGACGCGCATCGGCATCGCCGGTTTTTCCAAGGGCGGCGCCGTGGCCTTGCGTGCCGCCTTGCAGGCGATTGCCGACCGCTACGCGCCCAATGGCCCGCGCTTCGCGCTGCATGTGCCGTTCTATCCCGCCTGCGAAACCCATTACCGCGATACCCGCACCACCGGGGCGCCGATCCTGATGCTGCTCGGCGCCGCCGATACCTATGTCGGCACCGAAAGCTGCCGCATCGTCGCCGACAGCCTGAAAGCCGGCGGCGCCAGGCTCGACATGGTGATCTATCCCAATGCGCAGCATGGCTGGGATGGCACCGGCGCAGCCTGGTCGCAGCCCAACGGCGAGAACTGGAGCAAATGCTTTTTCGTGCAGCAGGCGGATTTGGGCTGGGTGGAACAGCTCAGCGGCATCCGCACCGCCGGGCCCGATGGCCGGCCCAATGCCGATGCGCCCAAGGCGCTGGCGGTGTGCCGCACGCGCGGCGTCAGCGGCGGCCCTGATGCGGCGACCAAGGCGGCATCGCTTGGCGCGCTGAAGCAGGCAATGCGCGAGACGTTTAAACTGAACTGA